From the genome of Chelmon rostratus isolate fCheRos1 chromosome 1, fCheRos1.pri, whole genome shotgun sequence, one region includes:
- the dhcr7 gene encoding 7-dehydrocholesterol reductase — translation MEMNMEATRRRTQHGVNGKTSEQREQTAQWGRAWEVDWFSLISVFGLLCFAPFIVYYFVMACDQYQCSISQPLFELFQGETTLLSIWARTASITWSAVKIYAIWVAFQAFLYMCVPDVVHKFIPGYVGGVQDGARTPAGLINKYEINGLQCWLITHALWFANAHYFHWFSPTIIFDNWIPLMWCANLLGYAVSTFAFIKAYLFPTNAEDCKFTGNIFYNYMMGIEFNPRIGKWFDFKLFFNGRPGIVAWTLINLSYMAKQQELYGHVTNSMILVNVLQAIYVLDFFWNEAWYLKTIDICHDHFGWYLGWGDCVWLPYLYTLQGLYLVYHPVQLINAHALAVLLLGLIGYYIFRSTNHQKDLFRRTEGSCSIWGRKPSYIECSYRSADGGIHRSKLLTSGFWGVARHFNYTGDLMGSLAYCAACGFGHILPYFYIVYMTILLVHRCVRDEHRCSSKYGKDWKRYTDAVPYRLIPGLF, via the exons ATGG AAATGAACATGGAGGCCACCAGGAGACGTACCCAGCACGGTGTCAATGGGAAAACATCTGAACAGAGGGAGCAGACGGCACAGTGGGGGAGGGCATG GGAAGTGGACTGGTTTTCCCTGATCAGCGTGTTTGGCCTCCTTTGCTTTGCCCCTTTCATTGTCTACTACTTCGTCATGGCCTGTGACCAGTACCAGTGTTCCATCAGCCAGCCTCTGTTTGAGTTGTTCCAAGGAGAGACCACGCTGCTCTCCATTTGGGCCCGGACAGCCTCCATCACCTGGTCAGCTGTCAAGATATACGCCATCTGGGTGGCCTTCCAG GCGTTCCTGTATATGTGTGTTCCTGACGTCGTTCATAAGTTTATCCCTGGCTATGTCGGTGGAGTGCAGGACGGAGCACGAACTCCTGCTG GCCTGATAAACAAGTATGAGATCAATGGGCTGCAGTGTTGGCTTATCACTCATGCTCTGTGGTTTGCCAATGCCCACTATTTCCACTGGTTTTCTCCCACCATCATCTTTGACAACTGGATCCCCCTGATGTGGTGTGCTAACTTACTGGGCTACGCTGTGTCCACCTTCGCTTTCATAAAGGCCTACCTTTTCCCCACAAACGCTGAAGACTG CAAGTTCACAGGGAACATCTTCTACAACTACATGATGGGCATCGAGTTCAACCCACGCATTGGCAAGTGGTTTGACTTCAAGCTTTTCTTCAATGGCCGGCCCGGCATCGTAGCCTGGACTCTTATCAACCTGTCCTACATGGCCAAGCAGCAGGAACTGTACGGACATGTCACCAACTCCATGATCCTTGTCAATGTGCTGCAG GCCATTTATGTGTTGGATTTCTTCTGGAATGAGGCATGGTACCTGAAGACCATAGACATCTGCCATGACCACTTTGGATGGTATCTGGGCTGGGGTGACTGTGTCTGGCTGCCCTACCTCTACACACTGCAG GGTCTCTACCTGGTGTACCACCCAGTCCAGCTCATAAATGCCCACGccctggctgtgctgctgctcggTCTCATTGGGTATTACATCTTCCGCTCCACCAACCACCAGAAGGATCTGTTCCGGCGCACCGAGGGCTCCTGCTCCATCTGGGGCCGGAAGCCATCATACATTGAGTGTTCGTACCGGTCCGCTGATGGCGGCATCCATCGCAGCAAGCTCCTGACCTCAGGTTTCTGGGGAGTGGCCCGGCACTTTAACTACACTGGCGACCTGATGGGGTCACTGGCCTACTGCGCCGCCTGTGGCTTCGGCCACATTCTCCCTTACTTCTACATTGTGTACATGACGATCCTGCTGGTGCACCGCTGTGTGCGCGATGAGCACCGCTGCAGCAGCAAGTATGGCAAGGACT